The DNA window AGCGGCTCGGCCCGCGCTGGTACACCGGCAGCGCCGACGCGATCATGCAGTCGCTGAACCTGATCTACGACGAGGATCCGGACTACATCGTCGTCTTCGGCGCGGATCATGTGTACCGGATGGATCCCGAGCAGATGGTCCAGCACCACATCAACTCCGGCGCCGGTGTCACCGTGGCCGGTATCCGGGTGCCGCGCAGCGAGGCCAGCGCGTTCGGCTGCATCGATTCCGACGAGGCCGGCCGGATCACCCAGTTCCTGGAGAAGCCCGCGCATCCGCCCGGTACGCCGGACGATCCGAACGTCACCTTCGCCTCGATGGGCAACTACGTCTTCACCACCAAGGTGCTGGTGGATTCGATCCGCGCCGACTCCGACAATTCCGATTCCGATCACGATATGGGCGGCGACATCATTCCCGCGCTGGTCGCCGCGGGCGAGGCCTCGGTCTACGACTTCGCCGACAACGAGGTGCCCGGCGCGACCGAACGCGATCGCGGCTACTGGCGTGACGTCGGCACCATCGACGCCTTCTACGAGGCCCATATGGATCTCGTCTCGGTGCACCCGGTGTTCAACCTCTACAACAAGCACTGGCCCATCCGCGGCGCGGCGGAGAACCTGCCGCCCGCCAAATTCGCCCAGGGCGGGCTGGCGCAGGAGTGTGTGATCGGGGCCGGATGCATTCTGTCGGCCGCGACCGTGCGCAATTCGGTGCTCAGCTCCGGTGTCATGGTCGATGACGGTGCGACCGTCGAGGGCAGTGTGATCATGCCCGGCGTGCGCATCGGTCGCGGCGCGGTGGTGCGGCGCGCGATCCTGGACAAGAACGTGGTGGTCGGCGAGGGCGAGATCATCGGCGTCGATCTGGACCGGGATCGGGAACGTTTCGCGGTCAGCAACGGCGGCGTTGTCACGGTAGGCAAGGGCGTCTGGGTCTAGGCGTCATGGGCGCCGGGCAGAATCCGCGGCCAGGCCTGTCCGGTGATCATGCCGCGCGCGGCCACCTCGGAGAGCCGGGCCAGCGCCGCGGCGGATGCGGTCGAACTCACACCGACGCTGAGCAATTCGATCCACATCCGGTTGATATCGACGGCGCGAACGGCCGCGAGCACCTGCGCGTCGAGCGGCACGCCGAGTGCGCGATCGACGAAGTCCGATCGGATGCCGCCGATTTCGGTCGTGCGCTCCGGAAAACAGTGCCCGTGGTCGATCGCAATCGGTGTGCCGTCGCGGCCGGTGCGCCACGAGCGCGGACCACGGTCGTAGTTGCCGATGATGTAGTCCAGCACCGCCATCT is part of the Nocardia sp. NBC_00565 genome and encodes:
- the glgC gene encoding glucose-1-phosphate adenylyltransferase, whose product is MRSQPHVLGIVLAGGEGKRLFPLTADRAKPAVPFGGAYRLIDFVLSNLVNAGYLRLCVLTQYKSHSLDRHISQTWRLSGFAGEYITPVPAQQRLGPRWYTGSADAIMQSLNLIYDEDPDYIVVFGADHVYRMDPEQMVQHHINSGAGVTVAGIRVPRSEASAFGCIDSDEAGRITQFLEKPAHPPGTPDDPNVTFASMGNYVFTTKVLVDSIRADSDNSDSDHDMGGDIIPALVAAGEASVYDFADNEVPGATERDRGYWRDVGTIDAFYEAHMDLVSVHPVFNLYNKHWPIRGAAENLPPAKFAQGGLAQECVIGAGCILSAATVRNSVLSSGVMVDDGATVEGSVIMPGVRIGRGAVVRRAILDKNVVVGEGEIIGVDLDRDRERFAVSNGGVVTVGKGVWV